The genomic stretch ATTTTGCCAAAATGGCTggtagaaaatttgaaattttgtagCCCAATAGCAAGTGGCTTCTAGCCCAAACTCACAGTAATTTCTGAAACCCAATCAAGCCAGCTGGATCTTTTCCGTGGGctacttctttttcttggttCATCGGCCTACCAAACTCTTTCGGCCCAAAAGAAATGTCTGGCTTGGTTTTGGGCATCTTCTGTCTTAAATTTCGTAGCCCATTCAgtactctctttctctttttcttatttttgttttatttttagggttaataatttttttggtacatgaattttaaggttttttaatttttcctcataggttttaaaacataacaaaattagtatctcaaattttgaaaaaaatcgaATCACCActtctaatttaaaaaattctatgGGAGTGGCTGAACTACCCCTAggaggtggctggccacccccagtttgacCTTAGGGGTGACTGAGCCACCCTCAAGAGccaaaaaggggtggccgaaaccacgcCCATGgcccgagccacccccagacaggccttgggggtggccctaAGGccaaattgggggtggccggccattcCCTAGGGGTGATTCGACCACCCctataacattttttaaactAGAATTGATAATtcggtcttttccaaaatttgaggtactagttttgtcttgttttaaaatataggggaaaaattaaaaaacctcaaaattcAGGTACCAAAAAGGTTATTaatccttatttttattaacgAACAGTTATTAATTTACCAGTTCCAAATACTTTTTAGGTCAATTTGGATttacgatttttaaaaaatgttatttaaaaatagtaattttaaaacgtaggatttaaaaatataatttttaaaaacaaattataaattttgtacgatttaaaatcacacttataatataatatataaaatgataacGTTAAATGCACTCCTATATACTCCAgcaatatggtttttttttttttcccgaatCTGATaagcaaaaaggaaaagaagataaaaatgaatAGGCCCAAACGGGCCAAACTATTGGACAATGGCTAACGTGTTGGACTTCTCGGCTGCACAAGACAAAGATACATACCGTGTCTCACGCGTCACTGTGCGAGATAAAGACACACGAAACGTAAATTGCCCTCAACGGATGTCCTTCTCCACACGTGGAATGAGAATGAAAAATCTCAGTTGCCAAATATCACGATATTTTCTACATTGATGTCGTTGCGGTCCCAAGTAAATTGATACAAAAGTCATTGATATACGTAGCTACCCCCCTTTATACCCAATCAGAGGTCGCCACGTTTTAAATGCAAGAAACATACATGTATCCGGGAGGACCACCTTGAATTCCGCACAATTTTATAAAGACCAGAAATGCGGGGACCACAACCGACATATCTTATCCATTTCTatattaaaaaccaaaatgacgATTATACCCTTTCAACTGCAGCCCAAGGCGTCAAGGCCACTTCTGTGGACTTTGTCTTCTGAAACTACCCAAGCTGCCCTTACATTGAAGTTAAATTACAAGTTAAAAGTCTATTATGGGCAATTGATTCCGATAAACAAAAACTATGCCCATTTCTGGAAATCCAATTCAAAGATATAAAAAACATCTTTCACGTGCAGGGACAGTAGTGTAAATAACCCACCTTTTGAATTTCCATTCAATATTTCCAACCTCCACGAACTTTCCCTTTCGTTCATCTATAAACCCCCTTTCGGCACCCGCTCCCAAATCTGCACAATTCTCATTCAAATCCTTCGCTCCGATTGAATTGTAAGTAAATCACTGTTCCAAAAGTTTAATTCCATTTTCGATTCCCATTCCTTCTCTGAATTGTATTATATATTCATCTAcaaagcttttctttttcttgtccaTATTTGATCTCTGTTTTTCAAATATTCAAGATTAACAGAGTCGTATATAGATTACATTCACTGAATTGTAGGTTAATTTTtaccggaaaaaaaaaattggtatataTTTAGATTGTAGCTCAAGCTTAACTTTTAGGAATACAATAATTTTGAATTACTAATATTTAGATATCAAAAATGAACACAAGCAGTTGTATTGGAATTTCCACTATGAAACCCTATTGTAGGGTACTAATTAGCTACAAAGGATCCTCAATTTTTGGGTTTTCGCCCGGAAAATTCAATGATTATCGAATTGATAATTTGTCGAAATTTCATTGCGGTCGATTTAGTGGCTGTAGTTCTCAGATTATAGGGTACATACGTGTAACCGATTCGAATCAGAGAGCTTTTAATGTTTCTGGTTCAAGTTGGGGTCAGTCTAGGGGTTTTGGGATGAGTTCCCATGTTGGTCAAGGTAGTGGTAGGGGTGTTTTAGTAATTCCCAATGTAGCATCTGACTTTAGGAACCATTCAACCTCGGTCGAAGCTCATGTTAATGAGAAGAGCTTCGAGAGGATTTACATTCAAGGTGGACTGAATGTGAAGCCTCTGGTGATCGAGCGGATCAAGACAGGTCACAGTGTGGTTAAAGAAGAAGAGTCTAGGTTAGACTTTGATGGGTCAAATATAAACATTGATAATTCGAAGGGTTTGAATGAGAATACGGTGGAAAGGGAGGTCTCCGAGATTGAGAAGGAGGCGTGGAACTTGCTTCGAAATGCGGTTGTTAGTTATTGTGGAAATCCAGTGGGAACTGTTGCAGCTAATGATGCAGCCGACAAGCAGCCGCTGAACTACGATCAGGTCTTTATTCGTGATTTTGTGCCCTCAGCACTTGCATTCTTACTCAATGGAGAAGGAGAGATTGTgaagaattttcttcttcatacACTGCAATTGCAGGTAGTCTATTGATCTTAATTGCTttgtctatttctttttcttaatggTTTTTCCtgttgtgttaatttttttgtgcaATCCTAATTTACGTACACATAGTTAGCACTTGGATCTCCATTGTAAAGTAAATGGCACTGTTGTGTTAACCTAGGCAAAGAGAGTACAAACTTAATAGTCTGGGTCTAGACTATTGGAAATTTCATAATATGATGTTGCTTTATCAATATTTGGTTGATGGCAGGCGTTTTTGTAATTTCTGATGGTTCCGTAGACCTCGAAACTGTATGAGCTAACATCTTCTCATTATATTGGTTATATCATATGTGCATCAGCATGTATAATTTGGTGATTCATGACTATTGTGCTGGGGAGATCATTTTCTTGCTTGCAAGTAACAAACCTTACTTTTAATGAGGGAAGTTGATACCCATGGGAATACTTGGTGGAGTAGGGAGCATCTTTAAGTTGTTAATGGGTTTTTGGGAGATTAGGTTGTAATCTGTGGTATGTTAAGTGAGTATTGATACTTAATTAAAGTTCCTATTCTGATCATATGTGTTTTGCTTCTTTGTTAGAGCTGGGAAAAGACTGTGGACTGCTACAGTCCTGGGCAAGGGTTAATGCCAGCAAGCTTTAAAGTTAGAACTGCTCCTCTTGATGGAAGCAATGAAGCATTTGAGGAAGTTTTAGATCCTGATTTTGGTGAATCAGCCATTGGTCGTGTTGCACCTGTTGATTCTGGTAAGATAATCGTATTTCTGGTCACTGTGGCAATTTTTAAGCACTAGTTTTTTTCCATTAAATGTCACAGTATAAGCTTTAACCATTACTGCTTGGTTGCTCAATATCTTGATgttcatttattaattttgaaatgcgAGCACGATTTTTATACATTGCGTAAAACAGGTGTTTAAGCCCAAAACCATAGTATTTTCAACACTTTGTGACTTTACAAATCTCATATAAGCTTAGTGGGGTTAGTTAATTTCagttggagaaaaataaaagaactagCATAATTGGATTTTGAAGTATATGTTTACTATGACAGGGTTGTGGTGGATTATTTTGTTGAGAGCTTATGGGAAGATCACCGGCGACTATGCATTGCAAGAAAGAGTGGATGTCCAGACAGGCATAAGATTAATCCTTAATCTGTGTTTAACTGATGGGTTTGACATGTTTCCTTCTCTGTTAGTAACTGATGGTTCCTGCATGATTGATAGACGGATGGGTATTCATGGACACCCTCTTGAAATCCAAGTAAGTTGAAAATATGTTACTCTGAAATCTAAATCTTGTGCTTGGTATACATTAGATTCCAGCTTGATTTTGGTGGCCTATATTGTTCTAGTATtgcatgtttattttttcttaaatggtATTTTATTGGTGACCCTATTGATGCAAATATGCTTATGTTATTCATCTTTAATGTTCTCCAATTCCTTTTTTCACCATTTCTAGTATTTTTTCACGCTTCTCCTTGTCTTAAGTTTACCGTTTGCTTAAGAAATCTTATTTTACAGGCGTTATTCTACTCAGCCCTACGGTCTTCCCGTGAAATGCTTATTGTCAATGATGGAACCAAGAATTTGGTGGCTGCTGTCAATAATCGACTCAGTGCACTCTCCTTTCATATCAGAGAGTATTATTGGGTGGATATGAAGAAGATCAATGAGATTTATCGTTATAAGACAGAGGAATACTCTACAGATGCCATTAACAAGTTCAATATTTATCCGGATCAAATTCCTTCTTGGCTGGTAGATTGGATACCTGAGAAAGGTGGCTACCTCATTGGCAATCTGCAACCTGCTCATATGGATTTTAGGTTTTTCACACTTGGAAATCTTTGGTCCATTGTTTCATCTTTAGGTAGCCCAAAACAAAATGAGGGTATTCTGAATTTGATTGAGGACAAGTGGGATGATCTTGTGGCTCAAATGCCTCTTAAAATTTGTTACCCTGCTTTGGAGCATGATGAATGGCGTATAATCACTGGCTGTGACCCAAAGAATACGTGAGGCACTTTTagtaatttgttattttcttatggGCTACCGATTTCACAAATCTGATTCTCTGTGCTTGCTTGCAGGCCCTGGTCTTATCATAATGGTGGATCTTGGCCAACACTTCTCTGGCAGGTGAGTTGATTTTTATTCAATTCTAActtcttttaagattttgggTGTTGGCTGGATCATAATGATCTGACTTCTTAAGCATTCTCCTGCATGAATTTTTTAGTTCACATTGGCCTGCATTAAGATGGGGAAGCCAGAATTAGCACAGAAGGCTGTTGCTTTGGCAGAGCAGAGGCTTTCAATGGATCAGTGGCCTGAATATTATGACACGCGGAGCGGGAGATTCATAGGAAAGCAATCCCGGCTCTTCCAGACATGGACAATTGCTGGTTTTCTAACCTCGAAGATTCTTTTGGAGAACCCAGAGAAGGCATCCTTGTTGTTCTGGGAGGAGGATTATGAACTCCTTGAAATTTGTGTTTGCGCGCTTAGCAAAACCGGTAGAAAGAAGTGCTCACGTTTTGCTGCAAAGTCTCAGATTCTTGCTCGATGACGAGTCTGCATTGCTATATAAGTGTGAGTTGTGAAACAATAAAGCCAATGTAGAGCGCTTTCTGGTGACTCCATTGAATAGAAGACTCTTTAACTTTTACCTTTCAGCACTAAGCTTAGTTTCTGGTCCAGTTTTTGGAAATCATACAAATACtgtaaaaaatttgattttgttgtcCCATTATTTGAAATAGGGACAATTCATATTTGATGATGGCTCTGTTTTTTGAGAGCCTCTTAACCCATTTGTATGGTTCTACTGCTCTGAACAATTGCACGTACTTGAATTATATGGTATTCTGACACTACTACAATGTACCattcttcctttccttttaatGTTGACGGTATTTGAATTTTACTTGCATTTTTACTagaatatgtgatttttacatgTCAGTTTAATGAAAAGTGCTTGGAAGTGAAACAAATGAacctagaaaaattttcaaattgatgtGGTAGACCGTGAGTTgcaaacaagagaaagaaaattgcatttttttttaatttataaatcatTGTCATGtcagtttagaattttttttgagttcatttgtttggttctcTAGCACTTCTCCAATTTAATAGATATGGTTCGGAGAATTTTCAACTAGTTTGAAATAAAACTTTGTACATTGATCGTGTATAAAGAATGTAatcaaattgcaaatttttgtgCCAATAATTTTTTGGAAGAAACAAGCTTAATTGCCTAATGAGCATCAAATAATGTCTCTTTAAAGGCATACATAAGCATCTCAAACGTGGGAGGATATAATAGGGCATTTGCTATAATAAGCATTGTTAAactaatggttaagtgattaaatttacattttttctaTAAGCTTATCCTTTTAGGATAACGGGTAGTTTAATATtgtattagagccaaaggtcttgggatcgaaccttgactccatcaattcatcccccatttaaattaaatattatacgtgttgggcctcacctattaaaagggagtttgagtcCACACATGAAGGGAagtattaaattaataattaagtaattaaatttacctttttctattagcttaaacttttaggacaaCTGATAATGtaacaagcataaataaaatcCTTTCTGGCCCTCGGTAGCGGTAGAGGGGAGGGCAAGCGGACCCCCCCCCCACAAAAATCCTCTTTCTCCTCCTAAGACATCATGCCCTTGCCTGCAGGTTGCCTCTCTTCTCTCGTTTGTTGAAATCTTGAATCTGTAGGGTTCATTAATTTAGGCAAGTTTCAGAGGATAAACTCtcttgccttttgttttatgaGTACCTATCTGTGCATATATAGCACGTGATGAAAAAAACATAAGGTAAAGAGGACAAGATAACACTAATCTCACAACCCATGAACGAATAAGCGTATACAAGCTTGTCAAAATAGCATCATTCAAGCCTTACTGCGCAAGTAATCAAGAATAATCATTTGACAGTGAGAGAACAATTGTTCTACTGTACAAGATGGTTACTTCGAATTTTTGGTGTCGGAGGAACCGATTGATTGAGACGGCAGAAAAGCTTTTAGGTGTATTGAGGGATGGCGTAGATCAATTATTTAAGTACTATGTTCATGCTAGTGTTGTTGAGGGATGTGAGGCATTGTCATGTGTTGATGAGGTAAGAGTTGACCGAATTTTGTTCAACATCATTGGAAGGCCAGGACCGAGATCTTTGTTGAGAGAGTTTCATTCATTATGGGCATCGATAATTTTGATGGATTATAAATATGAGatataacaatattttttgGAGGATGTCGGGTCATCAATTGCAAACtttgataattttaatttgtagaAGGTTAATTTGACAAAGTTTTTGGTCCTCACCGAGGTAACACGAGATGTGTTGACGATTCTAGTTACCATTGTTGCCTCAAAGTCATCATTTAGCATTGAAGGTCGTGTGTTAGATTCATTTCGGAGTTCTTTGGCTCAAAAATAGAGGAGGCTCTTATATATATGGATTCAAAAATAGTTGAGATCTTCTTCTCCTGTTAGTTTGAGCGAGACATACTTGTTGAAGGTTGATAATAGCGAGATCTACAAGCTCGATTTAggtaatattattaaaataaatttcaaatttggcTATTTATTTCAACAATTTAATTGTTTCATTTTACTAATTCTTTAAGAATTTTCGTGTGCTAGCAATCATGTCCAATTGTATCGTCATTGACAACGCAGGTTGAGGCTTAAGGGATGGACTTTGTCAAATGGTGTATATTTTGGTTGGTATTCTGGTAATACAGTTTCATCACTTTGTTAGTTTCTTAATTGCTATTTACtagtttggttaattattataatatgaaGTATGTTTATGTTGGATTTGTTTGGTTATTGAAGGGATCAAATCCAAAGACTATGCATTATGGTTGCAACCTTGATGGCTTGGGGAGTTGGAACTACTTGTTGGCTCATCTCATTGTTGACTCACTGTATTAATTTTGAGACTACTTTGTGTTGATTACTTGTTTATGTGTTGGTCCATTTTagagttaaatttttattatttgtaactTGAGATATTTAAAAACATTCGGTGAAATTACCGTCTTACCAATCGACAAGGGTTGGAGCGATAGGCGAAAGAGCCCTTATTGTCACCGTTTTAAACAACTCTCACCCTTACTCTTAGACTACATGCTTATTTTTAgcaataatattattcaatctCTATGATGCTTACATAATCAAGCTAAATCACAGGTGGATTAATTGGGATCATATCCAattaaggtttgattttttttttttttaagtgtatagTTTGAATTAACTCTGAAACATTATTAAAATTGTTACTTTGAttatggttttgataaagagTAGTGTTGACTGTGTTGTATCAATTGATTTCATCGTAACATGCATGAAAAATACTAGAAAACATACAATATGTAAATTAAAgaaaccaacatatatatatatatatatggcagagACTGATCGATggagtaaattaattaattaagaaaattaagcaTAGAAttgatagataattaaatattgaaagtacatatatattaatactttttcTTTGAGGTGTTTGGAACAAAGAAAgtagttattttaattatattaatttcgtcattaatttgtttatggAAGCAAATTCCATCAAGTACTACTGCTTCCTACGCGGAAGATGCCAAAACGGTCATCCGCTAGGCGGAGAGTTCCAGAGTATAAGTTTGCCTTGTATTGCCCCCAAGTGAAGGGGTTGTAGAGAAGGGGCCTGTTGGGGGTGACCATTCCAGGAAGTGCATATATCCATTCTTCAAGGGATGGTGCCCCAAAGAAGGCAATTGACATTCTAGGCTCCGATGAATTTGTTATTGCCCTGTGTCGGACGCTCACAAATCTCCCATTTGTCATGGCCTTCAAAAACCACACAACGTTACATAcgtacaaattaattaagatatcgaaactgtgtgtgtgtgagagagagagagtgagagtgagtaATTACATGTAAAGTGTCAcccacaaaaacacaaaaggcAGAAGGGTTAGGAGGGACCGAGATCCACTCATCATTCCCTACATAAATCTGTAGGCCAGGCACGTCGTTTGATCTGAGGAGGGTAAAGATCTGAGGGTCACTATGCTCCCCAAATCCAATACCGTTATCAATGGATGGTGGATAGTGATTGAGCCTCAGGATCGAGTCACTATTATCGTTCCTGATCAGGTCAGTCAAGATTGATGCCTTATCGAACCCCAGGCCCCTTGCCGTCAGACTTAGTAGCATACATGTCAGCTTCCTAACTCCATCAACATATTCACACGCAGCATTGCTGTCATACGCACGCAAACAAAAATCAGTCAAATCCTCGGACCAAGTTTAAGTTAAACTCGCACATGCGTGGAtctcttatttttcttcctattttctgggttttttttttttttttttc from Corylus avellana chromosome ca1, CavTom2PMs-1.0 encodes the following:
- the LOC132187870 gene encoding alkaline/neutral invertase A, mitochondrial, with translation MNTSSCIGISTMKPYCRVLISYKGSSIFGFSPGKFNDYRIDNLSKFHCGRFSGCSSQIIGYIRVTDSNQRAFNVSGSSWGQSRGFGMSSHVGQGSGRGVLVIPNVASDFRNHSTSVEAHVNEKSFERIYIQGGLNVKPLVIERIKTGHSVVKEEESRLDFDGSNINIDNSKGLNENTVEREVSEIEKEAWNLLRNAVVSYCGNPVGTVAANDAADKQPLNYDQVFIRDFVPSALAFLLNGEGEIVKNFLLHTLQLQSWEKTVDCYSPGQGLMPASFKVRTAPLDGSNEAFEEVLDPDFGESAIGRVAPVDSGLWWIILLRAYGKITGDYALQERVDVQTGIRLILNLCLTDGFDMFPSLLVTDGSCMIDRRMGIHGHPLEIQALFYSALRSSREMLIVNDGTKNLVAAVNNRLSALSFHIREYYWVDMKKINEIYRYKTEEYSTDAINKFNIYPDQIPSWLVDWIPEKGGYLIGNLQPAHMDFRFFTLGNLWSIVSSLGSPKQNEGILNLIEDKWDDLVAQMPLKICYPALEHDEWRIITGCDPKNTPWSYHNGGSWPTLLWQFTLACIKMGKPELAQKAVALAEQRLSMDQWPEYYDTRSGRFIGKQSRLFQTWTIAGFLTSKILLENPEKASLLFWEEDYELLEICVCALSKTGRKKCSRFAAKSQILAR
- the LOC132176677 gene encoding gibberellin 2-beta-dioxygenase 2-like, which produces MTITEIDLSENKGKVAMQIVRACEQYGFFTVVNHGVPDDVIQTLEYESFHFFSRPMSEKMAAGPDHVKPYGYGCNTIGPNGDVGRLEYLTLSTNPSSPQSIIPMSQLIPKRRLEFCNAACEYVDGVRKLTCMLLSLTARGLGFDKASILTDLIRNDNSDSILRLNHYPPSIDNGIGFGEHSDPQIFTLLRSNDVPGLQIYVGNDEWISVPPNPSAFCVFVGDTLHAMTNGRFVSVRHRAITNSSEPRMSIAFFGAPSLEEWIYALPGMVTPNRPLLYNPFTWGQYKANLYSGTLRLADDRFGIFRVGSSST